One Paraburkholderia aromaticivorans genomic region harbors:
- a CDS encoding TolC family protein, which translates to MPVLNAASAAISAAVSELTATANPVVKLAPPSWSRLRALVPLCALLMGGCTWYHREPLAPRDTSTTAHSLERIRIDPSSMPLPELAAHRFDPSDGLDSDEVAMLAVANNPDLKLARDDLGISRAQAYSAGLLPDPQLSISSDYPGQIGTTRAFNYGLSMDVMAIVLRSANKQSADATVAKTDLGLLWQEWQIVGEARQLFIKTRFQQDTLPLLQRQRDLARTRYERMAEARRDGNLTDDTLTAALTAYSDARKQYADAERAAGQTHHDLNALLGVSPEVQLQLTGGENIEPLSDTTLDAALAGLPRRRPDLIALQAGYEAQEQKYRAAILSQFPSLSVGFVRARDTSNIYTSGFQINLSLPIFNRNQGNVAIEQATRQRLRDEYQTRLNGAYADVAHLRADNTILTRQLQQTEAALPEVDVAAQHAAAAYAEHNVALGAYTDAQSAALAKQIDVATLRESLAEQRVGLQALLGSAIPDAYSTALTFTDTHAK; encoded by the coding sequence TTGCCCGTTCTCAATGCCGCATCGGCGGCTATCTCGGCGGCAGTGTCTGAGTTGACCGCGACGGCCAACCCAGTGGTCAAACTCGCGCCGCCGTCATGGTCGCGGCTGCGCGCGCTGGTGCCGCTCTGCGCGCTGTTGATGGGCGGCTGCACGTGGTATCACCGCGAGCCGCTCGCGCCGCGGGATACGTCCACCACCGCCCATTCGCTCGAACGCATCCGCATCGATCCGTCGAGCATGCCGCTGCCGGAACTGGCCGCGCATCGCTTCGATCCGTCCGACGGGCTCGATAGCGACGAGGTCGCGATGCTCGCGGTCGCCAACAACCCCGACCTCAAGCTGGCCCGCGACGACCTCGGCATCTCCCGCGCGCAAGCCTACTCGGCGGGTCTGCTGCCGGACCCGCAACTGAGCATATCGAGCGACTATCCCGGACAGATCGGCACCACGCGCGCGTTCAACTACGGTTTGAGCATGGACGTGATGGCGATCGTCCTGCGCAGCGCCAACAAACAATCCGCCGATGCCACCGTGGCCAAGACCGATCTCGGCTTGCTGTGGCAGGAATGGCAGATCGTCGGCGAGGCGCGGCAGTTGTTCATCAAGACGCGCTTCCAGCAGGACACACTGCCGCTTTTGCAGCGCCAGCGCGACCTCGCGCGCACGCGCTACGAACGCATGGCCGAAGCGCGCCGCGACGGCAACCTCACCGACGACACGCTCACTGCCGCGCTCACCGCCTATAGCGACGCCCGCAAGCAATACGCCGACGCCGAACGCGCAGCCGGGCAAACGCACCACGATCTGAACGCGCTGCTCGGCGTCTCGCCCGAGGTGCAGTTGCAACTCACCGGCGGCGAAAACATCGAGCCGCTCTCCGATACGACGCTCGATGCCGCGCTCGCCGGACTGCCTCGGCGCCGCCCGGATCTGATCGCGCTGCAAGCGGGCTACGAGGCACAGGAGCAGAAATATCGCGCCGCGATTCTCAGCCAGTTCCCGAGTCTGTCGGTGGGCTTCGTGCGGGCACGCGATACGTCGAACATCTACACGAGCGGCTTTCAGATCAACCTCAGCCTGCCGATCTTCAACCGCAATCAGGGCAACGTCGCAATCGAGCAAGCGACCCGCCAGCGTTTGCGCGACGAATATCAAACGCGGTTGAACGGCGCTTACGCGGACGTCGCGCATTTGCGCGCGGACAACACGATCCTCACGCGACAGTTGCAGCAAACCGAGGCCGCGTTGCCCGAGGTCGACGTCGCCGCCCAGCACGCGGCCGCGGCCTACGCGGAACACAACGTCGCGCTCGGCGCCTACACCGACGCGCAGAGCGCCGCGCTCGCCAAACAAATCGACGTCGCGACGTTACGCGAGTCGCTCGCCGAACAACGCGTCGGCTTGCAGGCGCTGCTCGGCAGCGCGATTCCCGACGCCTACTCCACCGCTCTGACCTTCACCGACACTCATGCGAAATAG
- a CDS encoding efflux RND transporter periplasmic adaptor subunit, which yields MRNSLSSALRPRIAAGAIFIACATLLYAGVHPARAASADAADQPVVAVQTVRVQRAEIAQPVRAYGVVAASASNLTTVNLPYTARIVQMRVQSGQTVTRATPLFVVQADPAAVLAATQAKSAVTLAQGELARTQSLYEKGLATQSQLASARKAADDAQQALAAQNQTGVASGNKIITAPNDSVVLQVSAAQGDQVQPGAAILQLAGGSGKDARANVMLGVEPADAAAIHAGDIVTLHGLSTSLAKTSANGHVALVGASVDQQSQLVDVGANVPLGQTAFIPGTRVSADIATRNGTHWIVPRAAVLKDDKGAYVFQITSQNKARRVAVTTQVENGERYGVDGPLDAAQGLVVSGNYELKDGMAVRTSGGAPR from the coding sequence ATGCGAAATAGCCTGTCTTCAGCGCTGCGGCCGCGCATTGCCGCTGGTGCGATTTTTATCGCTTGCGCCACGCTGCTGTACGCCGGCGTTCATCCGGCCCGCGCGGCAAGCGCCGACGCCGCCGATCAACCCGTGGTCGCCGTCCAGACCGTGCGCGTGCAGCGCGCCGAGATTGCGCAGCCGGTGCGGGCGTATGGCGTCGTCGCGGCGTCCGCGTCGAACCTCACCACCGTCAATCTGCCGTACACCGCGCGCATCGTGCAGATGCGCGTGCAGTCCGGGCAAACCGTGACGCGTGCCACGCCGCTCTTCGTCGTGCAGGCCGATCCGGCCGCTGTGCTTGCGGCCACCCAGGCGAAAAGCGCCGTGACGCTCGCACAAGGCGAGCTGGCGCGCACGCAATCGCTGTACGAGAAAGGACTCGCCACGCAGTCGCAACTCGCCAGCGCCCGCAAGGCCGCCGACGACGCGCAGCAGGCGCTCGCCGCGCAGAATCAGACCGGCGTGGCAAGCGGCAACAAGATCATCACCGCGCCGAACGACAGCGTCGTGCTGCAAGTTTCGGCCGCTCAAGGCGACCAGGTGCAGCCCGGCGCGGCGATCCTGCAACTCGCCGGCGGCAGCGGCAAGGACGCGCGCGCCAACGTGATGCTCGGCGTCGAGCCCGCCGATGCCGCCGCGATCCACGCCGGCGACATCGTCACATTGCACGGCCTGTCCACGTCGCTCGCGAAGACTTCGGCGAATGGTCACGTGGCACTGGTCGGCGCCTCGGTGGATCAGCAGAGCCAGCTCGTCGACGTCGGCGCGAACGTGCCGCTCGGTCAGACGGCCTTCATTCCCGGCACGCGCGTGAGCGCCGATATCGCGACCCGCAACGGCACGCACTGGATCGTGCCGCGCGCCGCCGTGTTGAAAGACGACAAAGGTGCGTACGTGTTCCAGATCACGTCACAGAACAAGGCGCGCCGCGTGGCGGTGACCACCCAGGTCGAGAACGGCGAGCGCTACGGCGTGGATGGCCCGCTCGACGCCGCGCAAGGACTCGTGGTCAGCGGCAACTATGAGTTGAAGGACGGCATGGCGGTGCGAACCAGCGGAGGCGCGCCGCGATGA
- a CDS encoding efflux RND transporter permease subunit yields MNFGQWMQKHRRSLLFVIALLAIAGALTAFRLPISLFPNVAFPRAVVSLDAGDRPAEQMATLVTMPVEEALRRVPNVRDVESKTSRGAAEISINFDWGTDMAQATLQAQSAISEILATLPQGTSMQVRRMDPTVFPVLAYSLTSRQQSLSALHDLAQFQMRPLLSSVEGVARVDVTGGAQDEFEVAIDPARLAAYKLSLSDVSKAIGASNVLMANGRIEDHYKLYLVIANTTITRLDELRNVVVSANGATQIRLGDIATVRMGVVPQWMRVTADGQDAVLINVYQQPGANSVAMAKAIRAKLADFQHQMPAGVHLSNWYDQSELVIASATSVRDAIMIGVVLAALTLFAFLRNWKITAIAVALVPVVMAATILLLDVFGMGFNIMTLGGMAAAVGLVIDDAIVMIEHIVRRMREGGARAFHGRVMAAALEFTRPLAGSSAATLIIFVPLAFLSGVTGAFFKALSVTMASALFISFLVTWLAVPILCDRWLKPKEAEEHKETRFASWMNRRYAFLVERVTARPVLVLLGLLPLIVVAAFAFTRVGSGFMPSMDEGGFVLDYHTEPGTSVTETDRLMKQIEGIIRANPNVATYSRRTGAGLGGDLNEPNKGDFFVRLKSGNREPIDTVMEEIRSKVETQVPGVSIELAQLMEDLIGDLTAVPQPVQIKIYSDDPNTLETIARKVAAQIGKIQGVVDVNDGINPAGDALELHIRPEAAAAEGMDPQSIAQAVSDMVEGNVATQFQSGPKTVGVRVRVAGAMKLTDTQLGQLQIRAPDGHLFALDRVADQVTVTGQPEISRDNLKRMVAVTARIDGRDLGSTIADVQKTLSDKSLLPSGVYYELGGLYQQQQIAFKGLLSVFGAAIALVFGLLLFLYERFRVALAVMAMPLLAAGAVFIGLWITGIELNISAMMGMTMIIGIVTEVAIFYVSELQGLVRDDETPFEDALLSAGRNRLRPIAMTTIAAILALLPLAFALGQGSAMQQPLAIAIISGLIVQLPLVLLLLPVLLKLLMKKEAI; encoded by the coding sequence ATGAATTTCGGTCAATGGATGCAGAAGCACCGGCGCTCGCTGCTGTTCGTGATCGCGTTGCTGGCGATAGCGGGCGCACTGACCGCGTTCCGTCTGCCGATCTCGCTGTTCCCGAACGTCGCGTTTCCGCGCGCGGTGGTCTCGCTCGACGCGGGCGACCGCCCCGCGGAACAGATGGCCACGCTCGTCACGATGCCGGTCGAGGAAGCGCTGCGGCGCGTGCCGAACGTGCGCGACGTCGAATCGAAAACGAGCCGGGGCGCAGCCGAAATCTCGATCAATTTCGACTGGGGCACCGACATGGCGCAAGCCACCTTGCAGGCGCAGTCGGCCATCAGCGAGATTCTCGCGACCCTGCCGCAAGGCACCTCGATGCAGGTGCGTCGCATGGACCCGACCGTGTTTCCGGTGCTGGCGTATAGCCTCACGTCGCGGCAGCAGTCGCTCTCCGCGCTGCACGATCTCGCGCAGTTCCAGATGCGGCCGTTGCTGTCCTCAGTGGAAGGCGTGGCGCGCGTCGACGTGACAGGCGGCGCGCAGGACGAGTTCGAAGTCGCGATCGATCCCGCGCGACTCGCCGCGTACAAACTCTCGCTCTCCGATGTGTCGAAAGCGATCGGCGCGAGCAATGTGCTGATGGCGAACGGCCGCATCGAGGATCACTACAAGCTCTACCTCGTGATCGCCAACACCACCATTACGCGGCTCGACGAACTTCGCAACGTCGTGGTGTCGGCCAACGGCGCGACGCAGATTCGCCTCGGCGACATCGCGACCGTACGCATGGGCGTGGTGCCGCAATGGATGCGCGTCACCGCCGACGGCCAGGACGCCGTGCTCATCAACGTGTATCAGCAACCGGGCGCGAACAGCGTGGCAATGGCCAAGGCGATCCGCGCGAAGCTCGCCGACTTCCAGCATCAGATGCCGGCCGGCGTGCATCTGTCGAATTGGTACGACCAGAGCGAACTGGTGATCGCCTCGGCCACCAGCGTGCGCGACGCGATCATGATCGGCGTGGTGCTGGCGGCGTTGACGCTATTTGCCTTTCTGCGCAACTGGAAGATCACCGCAATCGCCGTCGCGCTGGTGCCGGTGGTGATGGCCGCGACGATTCTGTTGCTCGACGTGTTCGGCATGGGGTTCAACATCATGACGCTCGGCGGCATGGCCGCCGCCGTCGGTCTTGTGATCGACGATGCGATCGTGATGATCGAACACATCGTGCGGCGCATGCGCGAAGGCGGCGCGCGCGCTTTTCATGGCCGCGTGATGGCGGCGGCGCTCGAATTCACGCGGCCGCTGGCCGGGTCGTCGGCGGCGACGCTGATCATTTTCGTGCCGTTGGCGTTTCTATCCGGCGTGACGGGTGCGTTCTTCAAGGCGCTCTCCGTGACCATGGCGAGCGCGCTGTTCATTTCGTTTCTCGTCACGTGGCTCGCGGTGCCGATTCTGTGCGACCGCTGGCTGAAACCGAAAGAAGCCGAGGAACATAAGGAAACCCGCTTCGCCTCGTGGATGAACCGGCGCTACGCGTTTCTGGTCGAGCGCGTCACCGCGCGGCCGGTGCTCGTGCTGCTGGGCCTGCTGCCGCTGATCGTGGTGGCCGCGTTCGCGTTCACTCGCGTGGGCAGCGGTTTCATGCCGAGCATGGACGAAGGCGGTTTCGTGCTCGACTATCACACCGAACCGGGCACCTCGGTGACCGAGACCGACCGGCTGATGAAGCAGATCGAAGGCATCATCCGCGCGAATCCGAATGTCGCGACCTATTCGCGCCGGACCGGCGCCGGTCTCGGCGGCGATTTGAACGAGCCCAACAAGGGCGACTTCTTCGTGCGGCTGAAGTCCGGCAATCGCGAGCCGATCGACACCGTGATGGAAGAAATCCGCTCGAAGGTCGAGACTCAGGTGCCCGGCGTGAGTATCGAACTCGCGCAGTTGATGGAGGATCTGATCGGCGACCTGACGGCGGTGCCGCAACCGGTCCAGATCAAGATCTATTCCGACGACCCGAACACGCTCGAGACAATCGCGCGCAAAGTGGCGGCGCAGATCGGCAAGATCCAGGGCGTGGTGGATGTGAACGACGGCATCAATCCGGCCGGCGACGCCCTCGAATTGCACATCCGCCCGGAAGCGGCGGCGGCCGAGGGCATGGACCCGCAGTCGATCGCGCAGGCCGTGTCCGACATGGTGGAAGGCAATGTGGCCACGCAATTCCAGAGCGGACCGAAAACGGTCGGCGTGCGCGTGCGCGTGGCCGGCGCGATGAAGCTCACGGATACGCAACTGGGACAGTTGCAGATTCGCGCGCCCGACGGCCATCTGTTCGCGCTCGATCGCGTCGCCGATCAGGTGACGGTGACTGGCCAGCCGGAGATCAGCCGAGACAATCTCAAACGGATGGTGGCGGTGACGGCGCGTATCGACGGCCGCGATCTGGGCTCGACGATCGCCGACGTGCAAAAGACGCTCAGCGATAAGAGCCTGTTGCCCAGCGGCGTGTATTACGAATTGGGCGGCCTGTACCAGCAGCAGCAGATTGCGTTCAAAGGGCTGCTGAGTGTGTTCGGTGCGGCGATTGCGCTCGTGTTCGGCTTGCTGCTGTTTCTCTACGAGCGCTTCCGTGTGGCGCTGGCGGTCATGGCGATGCCGTTGCTGGCGGCGGGCGCGGTGTTCATCGGCTTATGGATCACCGGCATCGAACTGAACATCTCCGCGATGATGGGGATGACGATGATCATCGGTATCGTGACCGAGGTGGCGATTTTTTATGTGTCGGAGTTGCAGGGACTCGTGCGGGACGACGAGACGCCGTTCGAGGATGCGTTGCTGAGCGCCGGGCGCAATCGTCTGCGTCCCATCGCGATGACGACCATTGCCGCGATTCTGGCGCTGCTGCCGTTGGCTTTTGCGCTGGGCCAAGGGTCGGCGATGCAACAGCCGCTGGCGATTGCGATTATTTCGGGGTTGATTGTTCAGTTGCCGCTGGTGTTGCTGTTGCTGCCGGTGTTGTTGAAGTTGTTGATGAAGAAGGAAGCGATCTAG
- the hpnK gene encoding hopanoid biosynthesis-associated protein HpnK — protein sequence MAAKPRALIVTADDFGLHARVNLAVERAHRDGVLTAASLMIGAPAAGDAVARARALPRLRVGLHLVLADGDAVTPRAGIAALLDEHGRFGDNMVRDGVRFFFLPHVRMQLAREIRAQFDAFAQTGLTLDHVNTHKHFHLHPTVLGLILDIGREYGMKAMRLPFEANAPLWLRPWIARVKARLDHAGIAHNDYVVGIADSGRMDEAAWLAALADLPHGVGEIYCHPAVAGERALSDGMRMYRHEDELRALLSPKVAMAIRAAGVRVGGFGDVLKT from the coding sequence ATGGCGGCTAAGCCACGCGCATTGATCGTGACCGCAGACGATTTCGGCCTGCACGCGCGAGTGAATCTGGCGGTCGAGCGGGCGCATCGCGACGGCGTGCTGACCGCCGCGAGCCTGATGATCGGCGCACCGGCTGCGGGCGACGCGGTGGCGCGTGCCCGCGCGTTGCCGCGGTTGCGTGTCGGCCTGCATCTGGTGCTGGCCGACGGCGACGCGGTTACGCCGCGCGCGGGGATTGCGGCCTTGCTCGACGAGCATGGCCGCTTCGGCGACAACATGGTGCGCGACGGAGTGCGGTTCTTCTTCTTACCGCACGTGCGTATGCAGCTTGCGCGGGAAATTCGCGCGCAGTTCGATGCCTTTGCGCAGACCGGTCTGACGCTCGACCATGTCAACACGCACAAGCATTTTCATTTGCATCCGACGGTGCTCGGACTGATTCTGGACATCGGCCGCGAGTATGGGATGAAGGCGATGCGCTTGCCGTTCGAAGCGAATGCGCCGCTGTGGTTGCGGCCCTGGATCGCGCGAGTCAAGGCGCGTCTGGATCACGCCGGCATCGCGCACAACGATTATGTGGTGGGGATCGCGGATAGCGGCCGGATGGATGAGGCGGCGTGGCTGGCGGCGCTCGCCGATCTGCCGCATGGGGTGGGCGAGATTTACTGCCATCCCGCAGTGGCGGGGGAGCGGGCTTTGAGCGACGGGATGAGGATGTACCGGCACGAGGATGAATTGCGCGCGTTGTTGTCGCCGAAAGTGGCTATGGCGATTCGTGCGGCGGGGGTCCGGGTCGGCGGGTTTGGGGATGTGTTGAAGACATAG
- the hpnI gene encoding bacteriohopanetetrol glucosamine biosynthesis glycosyltransferase HpnI, with protein MAAHAVTVCQWVLLAICASASLYALLAAVAMPFFGSRRGAAGRAAYSTSHASQPLHRFAQVGVSVLKPLCGAEPRLYDNLRTFCDQRHEHFQLVLGVSSPDDPAIAVVRRLQAAYPLHDIELAIDTRVHGSNPKVSNLINMAARARHEVIVIADSDIAVEADYLDSVAAPLADPRVGVVTCLYVARGIGGFWPRVGALFINEWFAPSVRVAHAAGSRRFGFGATLALRRATLERIGGFEALKNCLADDYWLAEHVRALGLQTVLSRVMVATDVIEPTFSALWQRETRWLRTIRSVNAPGFAFLFITFPTPWLLAGAWLSAGLAATSSDAVHAWAAFTSATGTAAGLAARLLMHLRSARRERTFWRDLPLVPLRDTLLVLQWCAAVFGSHVMWRGARVPVEASRSKAARNGALNVMDVMEASDGG; from the coding sequence ATGGCGGCGCACGCAGTGACGGTATGTCAATGGGTCCTGCTAGCCATCTGCGCAAGCGCGTCGCTTTACGCGCTGCTGGCGGCGGTCGCGATGCCGTTTTTTGGCTCGCGCCGCGGCGCGGCGGGTCGCGCCGCTTATTCCACTTCGCACGCTTCGCAGCCGCTGCATCGCTTCGCACAGGTCGGCGTCAGCGTACTCAAACCGCTGTGCGGCGCGGAGCCGCGTCTGTACGACAATCTGCGGACCTTTTGCGACCAGCGTCACGAGCATTTTCAACTCGTGCTCGGCGTGTCGTCGCCGGACGATCCCGCGATTGCCGTGGTGCGCCGTTTGCAGGCTGCCTATCCATTGCACGACATCGAACTCGCGATCGACACGCGCGTGCACGGCAGCAATCCCAAGGTCAGCAATCTGATCAACATGGCGGCGCGGGCACGTCATGAGGTGATCGTGATTGCCGACAGCGACATCGCTGTCGAAGCCGATTATCTGGACAGCGTGGCCGCGCCGCTCGCGGATCCGCGCGTGGGCGTGGTCACGTGTCTCTATGTGGCGCGGGGCATCGGCGGTTTCTGGCCGCGCGTGGGCGCGCTCTTCATCAACGAATGGTTCGCGCCGTCGGTGCGGGTCGCGCACGCGGCCGGCTCGCGCCGCTTCGGCTTCGGTGCGACGCTTGCGTTGCGGCGCGCGACGCTCGAGCGCATCGGCGGATTCGAGGCGCTAAAAAACTGTCTCGCGGACGATTACTGGCTGGCCGAACACGTGCGCGCCCTCGGCCTGCAAACCGTGCTCTCGCGCGTGATGGTGGCCACCGACGTGATCGAGCCCACGTTTTCCGCGTTGTGGCAGCGCGAAACACGCTGGCTGCGCACGATTCGCTCGGTGAACGCGCCGGGTTTCGCGTTCCTCTTCATCACCTTTCCCACGCCCTGGCTGTTGGCCGGCGCGTGGCTCAGCGCCGGCCTCGCGGCCACTTCGTCAGATGCGGTGCACGCGTGGGCCGCGTTCACGAGCGCGACCGGAACGGCCGCCGGTCTGGCCGCGCGTCTGTTGATGCATCTGCGCTCGGCGCGTCGGGAGCGCACCTTCTGGCGCGATCTGCCACTGGTGCCATTGCGTGATACGTTGCTGGTGTTGCAGTGGTGCGCCGCCGTGTTCGGCTCGCATGTAATGTGGCGCGGTGCGCGCGTGCCCGTCGAGGCTTCCAGGTCGAAGGCCGCGCGCAACGGCGCGTTGAATGTGATGGATGTGATGGAGGCGTCGGATGGCGGCTAA
- a CDS encoding response regulator, whose amino-acid sequence MRVLLVEDDDLIGCGIEAGLRQAGFTVDWARDGHKAGLALDTTAYALVLLDLGLPRVSGMELLKRLRDSGKDVPVLVLTARGTVVDRVGGLEAGADDYLGKPFDLTELIARCRALLRRAQGRSVEQIRYQDLTVNPAAQTVEVGTTRVPLTSREWAILMQLLTNQGIPQSRSRLEESLYGWQEEIESNAIEVHVSNLRKKLGAKLIRTVRNIGYVVEKE is encoded by the coding sequence ATGCGCGTACTCCTCGTAGAAGACGACGACCTGATCGGCTGCGGTATCGAAGCGGGACTGCGTCAGGCCGGCTTCACGGTCGACTGGGCGCGCGACGGCCACAAGGCCGGTCTCGCGCTCGACACCACCGCCTATGCGCTGGTGCTGCTCGATCTCGGCCTGCCCCGCGTATCGGGTATGGAACTGCTGAAACGGCTGCGCGATTCGGGCAAGGACGTGCCGGTGCTGGTGCTGACCGCGCGGGGCACGGTGGTCGACCGTGTCGGCGGCCTCGAAGCAGGCGCCGACGACTACCTCGGCAAGCCCTTCGATCTGACCGAACTGATCGCCCGTTGCCGGGCCCTGTTGCGCCGCGCGCAGGGCCGCAGCGTCGAGCAGATCCGCTATCAGGACCTGACGGTCAACCCGGCCGCGCAAACCGTCGAAGTGGGCACGACGCGCGTGCCCCTCACCTCGCGCGAATGGGCGATCCTGATGCAGTTGCTGACCAACCAGGGGATTCCCCAGTCGCGCTCGCGGCTCGAAGAAAGCCTGTATGGCTGGCAGGAAGAAATCGAGAGCAACGCGATCGAGGTGCACGTGTCCAATCTGCGCAAGAAACTCGGCGCCAAGCTGATCAGGACGGTGCGCAATATCGGCTACGTGGTGGAGAAAGAATGA
- a CDS encoding ATP-binding protein, whose protein sequence is MMGASIRRRLVLLVLTSIALVWGIALVSSYRQATREVAEWEEARLAELAQILALLDQRNLTTLANARIDVREEEKGGEPGANDSDDDDALPRDALFQVRGPNGAVLAGSPQLRELKAWDLPVPAVSGTQDITLGGQMYHSFTLRDTALGHTVRVFEPANTRSDLVSGVASRIARPTLVGLPVLAVLVWLSIGWSLAPLRLLSRAIRSRDVNRLEPVDIGRAPTEVRPLVDAINLLLSRLLHSLERERAFTADAAHELKTPLAAIKVQAQVALAETDTARQRLAMERVVQGVDRSARLAEQLLLLARLDVHEKISTAPLKPATVAKDALLANERNAQQKDIHVTLLGDLRAEIDAEPVLIGILLDNLLDNAIKYGHAGGSIEVAVQHAQDRVQVTVRDDGPGVEPGDLDRLTNRFFRATGNQATGSGLGLSIVARIAEHFGASLRLGKGIGERGLAVEVSFPAYAQAS, encoded by the coding sequence ATGATGGGCGCGTCGATTCGCCGGCGTCTCGTGCTGCTGGTCCTCACCAGCATCGCGCTGGTCTGGGGCATTGCGCTGGTGTCGAGTTATCGTCAGGCCACACGCGAGGTCGCCGAATGGGAAGAGGCGCGTCTCGCGGAACTCGCGCAGATTCTCGCGCTGCTCGATCAGCGCAATCTGACCACGCTCGCCAACGCGCGCATCGACGTGCGCGAGGAAGAAAAAGGCGGCGAGCCCGGCGCCAACGACAGCGACGACGACGACGCGCTGCCGCGCGACGCGCTCTTCCAGGTGCGCGGCCCGAACGGCGCGGTGCTCGCGGGCAGTCCGCAATTGCGCGAGCTCAAGGCCTGGGATCTGCCGGTGCCGGCGGTGAGCGGCACGCAGGACATCACGCTCGGCGGCCAGATGTATCACTCGTTCACCTTGCGCGACACCGCGCTCGGCCACACGGTGCGCGTCTTCGAACCGGCCAATACGCGCAGCGACCTGGTGAGCGGCGTCGCGAGCCGCATCGCCCGCCCCACGCTGGTCGGACTGCCAGTGTTGGCGGTGCTGGTGTGGCTCAGCATCGGCTGGAGTCTGGCGCCGCTCAGGCTGCTCTCGCGCGCCATCCGTTCGCGCGACGTCAATCGGCTGGAACCGGTCGACATCGGCCGCGCGCCGACCGAGGTGCGCCCGCTCGTCGACGCGATCAATCTGCTGCTGTCGCGCTTGCTGCATTCGCTGGAGCGCGAACGCGCGTTTACCGCCGACGCCGCGCACGAACTGAAAACGCCGCTGGCCGCGATCAAGGTGCAGGCGCAAGTCGCGCTGGCGGAAACGGACACGGCGCGGCAGCGGCTGGCGATGGAGCGCGTGGTGCAAGGCGTCGATCGCAGCGCGCGGCTCGCGGAGCAATTGCTGCTGCTCGCGCGTCTGGACGTGCATGAAAAAATCTCGACGGCGCCGCTGAAACCCGCAACGGTGGCGAAAGACGCGCTGCTCGCCAACGAGCGCAACGCGCAACAGAAAGACATCCACGTGACGCTGCTCGGCGATCTGCGCGCCGAGATCGACGCGGAGCCCGTGCTGATCGGCATCCTGCTCGACAATCTGCTCGATAACGCGATCAAGTACGGGCACGCCGGCGGCAGCATCGAAGTGGCGGTGCAGCACGCGCAAGACCGGGTGCAGGTGACCGTGCGCGACGACGGCCCCGGTGTCGAGCCGGGCGACCTCGACCGTCTGACGAATCGTTTTTTTCGTGCGACCGGCAATCAAGCCACCGGCAGCGGGCTCGGTCTTTCGATCGTCGCGCGGATCGCTGAGCATTTCGGCGCGAGCTTGCGTTTGGGCAAGGGCATCGGCGAGCGCGGGCTCGCGGTCGAGGTGTCGTTTCCCGCTTATGCGCAGGCGAGCTAA
- a CDS encoding flippase-like domain-containing protein has product MKHLGRIAALAGLLVSLWLVWHDNPGAVLGALRAAGAGLLLAALTHVLPMLANACDWRSLIRGGANRPGLLNMLHLVWVRESVNSMLPVARIGGEVVSFRMLKRWGVRPSTAVGSIVVDMQLTVISQLLFTMVGIGFLFAHAHSDTLRLAGQLAWGVVVLTPLLVLFALVQHASPFERITRALNHMMSGKLAALVGQSAQIDQAIKLIWRRRGVVLRYLFFWQPLQCLLTSLEIWLALHFLGVQVTLVEAVVIESLIQAISSAAFFVPGGLGVQEGGFILIGGALGLDPSTCLALAGARRIRDLVMFVPGLIAWQFAESSNRAPERAFERAP; this is encoded by the coding sequence ATGAAGCATCTCGGCCGTATAGCCGCGTTAGCCGGCTTGCTGGTGTCGCTCTGGCTCGTCTGGCACGACAATCCCGGCGCCGTGCTCGGCGCGCTGCGCGCGGCCGGCGCGGGATTGCTGCTGGCGGCGCTCACGCACGTGCTGCCGATGCTCGCCAATGCCTGCGACTGGCGTTCGCTGATTCGCGGCGGCGCGAACCGTCCCGGTCTCCTCAATATGCTGCACCTCGTGTGGGTGCGCGAATCGGTGAATAGCATGCTGCCGGTCGCGCGCATCGGCGGCGAAGTGGTGTCGTTTCGCATGCTCAAGCGCTGGGGCGTGCGGCCGTCCACGGCGGTGGGCAGCATCGTCGTCGATATGCAGCTCACGGTGATCAGCCAGTTGCTCTTTACGATGGTCGGCATCGGCTTCCTGTTCGCGCACGCGCATTCCGACACGCTGCGGCTCGCCGGACAACTGGCGTGGGGCGTGGTGGTGCTCACGCCGCTGCTGGTGCTGTTCGCGCTGGTGCAGCACGCGAGTCCATTCGAGCGCATCACGCGCGCGCTCAATCATATGATGAGCGGCAAGCTCGCCGCGCTGGTGGGCCAGTCGGCGCAGATCGATCAGGCCATCAAGCTGATCTGGCGCCGGCGTGGCGTGGTGCTGCGCTATCTGTTCTTCTGGCAACCGCTGCAGTGCTTACTCACGTCGCTGGAAATCTGGCTGGCGCTGCACTTTCTCGGCGTGCAGGTCACGCTCGTGGAAGCGGTGGTGATCGAATCGCTGATCCAGGCGATCAGCAGCGCGGCTTTCTTCGTGCCGGGCGGGCTCGGCGTGCAGGAGGGCGGCTTCATTCTGATCGGCGGCGCGCTGGGCCTCGATCCTTCCACCTGTCTCGCGCTGGCCGGCGCGCGCCGGATTCGCGACCTGGTGATGTTCGTGCCTGGCCTCATTGCGTGGCAGTTCGCGGAGTCGTCGAATCGGGCACCGGAGCGCGCGTTCGAGCGCGCCCCTTAG